One region of Roseovarius faecimaris genomic DNA includes:
- a CDS encoding NADH:ubiquinone oxidoreductase subunit NDUFA12 — translation MGLFRTVLRAFTWWDGATLNTQLWSWRKGVKVGEDDQGNVYFRTHDDSRRWVMFNGEAEASRVSPEWHGWLHHTFDAPPTEAPLPRKAWEKPHQDNLTGTALAYAPAGSIRKGAPADRADYEAWQPE, via the coding sequence ATGGGACTTTTCAGAACCGTTTTGCGCGCCTTTACCTGGTGGGACGGGGCCACGCTCAACACCCAGCTCTGGAGCTGGCGCAAGGGCGTGAAGGTCGGTGAGGACGATCAGGGCAATGTCTATTTCCGCACCCATGATGACAGCCGCCGCTGGGTCATGTTCAACGGCGAAGCCGAGGCCAGCCGGGTGAGCCCGGAATGGCATGGCTGGCTGCACCATACGTTCGATGCACCGCCCACCGAAGCGCCCCTGCCGCGCAAGGCCTGGGAAAAACCGCATCAGGACAACCTGACCGGTACGGCGCTGGCCTATGCGCCTGCCGGATCGATCCGCAAGGGGGCCCCGGCCGATCGGGCCGATTACGAGGCCTGGCAGCCGGAATAG
- the aat gene encoding leucyl/phenylalanyl-tRNA--protein transferase: MSDDDHSLTPQLLLQGYAQGVFPMAESREDPSVFWVDPSDRGILPLDGFHISRSLARRMRRGGYDITLNQCFDEVVLACADRQDTWINAQIFDLYRQLHALGHAHSLEIWHDDALIGGVYGVALGAAFFGESMFSRATDGSKLALTHLVDHLRCCDFHLFDTQFITGHLASLGAVEIPRRSYHALLRPALQLPADILSRPLDTNPQGVLQRMTQTS; the protein is encoded by the coding sequence ATGAGTGACGATGACCATAGTCTGACGCCACAACTGCTGCTGCAAGGGTATGCGCAGGGTGTCTTTCCCATGGCCGAGTCGCGCGAAGACCCCTCGGTGTTCTGGGTCGACCCAAGTGACCGGGGCATTCTGCCGCTCGACGGGTTTCACATCTCCCGCTCTCTGGCCCGGCGTATGCGGCGCGGCGGCTATGACATCACGCTGAACCAGTGCTTTGATGAGGTGGTGCTGGCCTGTGCCGACCGTCAGGACACCTGGATCAATGCGCAGATATTCGATCTTTACAGGCAATTGCATGCGCTTGGGCATGCGCATTCGCTGGAAATCTGGCACGACGATGCGTTGATTGGCGGGGTTTACGGTGTCGCGCTGGGGGCTGCGTTCTTTGGCGAAAGCATGTTTTCCCGGGCCACCGATGGCTCAAAGCTGGCGCTCACGCATCTTGTGGATCACCTGCGGTGCTGCGACTTCCACCTCTTCGATACGCAATTCATCACCGGACATCTGGCCAGCCTTGGCGCTGTCGAAATCCCCCGCCGCAGCTATCATGCGCTCCTGCGCCCTGCGCTGCAATTGCCCGCCGACATCCTGTCCCGGCCGCTGGACACGAACCCTCAGGGTGTCTTGCAGCGCATGACCCAGACATCATAG
- the accB gene encoding acetyl-CoA carboxylase biotin carboxyl carrier protein, with product MPKTNHESDVAFIKALAELLNENELTELQVKREYGENDSLNVRVSRRQDVAAQVALPAAAPVAAAAPAAAAPAASAAEPAAPADDPANHPGAVTSPMVGTVYMQAEPGAPSFVSVGDQVSEGDTLLIVEAMKTMNHIPAPRSGTVKRILIEDGAAVEFGSPLMIIE from the coding sequence ATGCCCAAAACCAACCACGAGTCGGATGTTGCTTTCATCAAAGCGCTGGCGGAATTGCTCAACGAGAACGAGCTGACCGAACTTCAGGTCAAGCGTGAATATGGCGAAAACGACAGCCTGAACGTGCGCGTGAGCCGCCGTCAGGACGTCGCGGCACAGGTTGCCCTGCCCGCTGCGGCCCCGGTCGCGGCGGCAGCACCCGCAGCAGCGGCCCCGGCGGCAAGTGCGGCAGAGCCTGCCGCCCCCGCCGACGATCCCGCCAACCACCCCGGCGCGGTCACCTCGCCCATGGTCGGCACCGTCTATATGCAGGCCGAACCCGGCGCGCCCTCTTTCGTGAGCGTGGGCGATCAGGTCTCCGAAGGGGATACGCTTCTCATCGTGGAAGCGATGAAAACCATGAACCACATCCCCGCCCCGCGCAGCGGCACCGTCAAGCGTATCCTGATCGAGGATGGCGCGGCGGTCGAGTTTGGCTCTCCCCTGATGATCATCGAATAA
- a CDS encoding DMT family transporter, producing MASQTGKTGPQRLTTLGGFTCARKVMTELSQKDIYSPPMRAIHGILCVEIAMVFYAVQDAMMKSLLETYSVWMLIFFRALVSVIILSPIILWLGAPYRILTPLWPIHAVRGALFAIAFALFYAAFPFMGLAEVVTIFFSAPLFTAILAALWLKETIGPHRAGALIVGFIGILIAMNPTGDSFTWVALLPLGTAVMYAVSQVLARIIGDRETTLTVGLHTLFFSGLAILPFGWLVAQIVGGNPEFRHLDFNFFSQFWAGWDILIFMGAIGMVGYVLLGRAYQVAPASLIAPFDYTYLPIAVALGYFLFDEVPPQTTILGMGLIILSGLYLGYREIRALRKTEEPAIVAETTFVPGNPLPAQVTDEYEAPDQPGSR from the coding sequence ATGGCGTCGCAAACCGGCAAGACAGGCCCGCAGCGCCTGACCACCCTTGGCGGGTTCACCTGCGCCAGGAAAGTCATGACAGAGCTCAGCCAAAAGGACATCTATAGCCCGCCGATGCGGGCGATCCACGGCATTTTATGTGTCGAGATCGCCATGGTGTTCTATGCCGTGCAGGACGCGATGATGAAATCGCTGCTCGAGACCTATTCGGTCTGGATGCTGATCTTCTTTCGCGCGCTAGTCTCGGTGATCATCCTGAGCCCGATCATCCTCTGGCTCGGGGCCCCCTATCGCATTCTCACGCCGCTCTGGCCCATTCACGCGGTGCGCGGCGCGCTTTTTGCCATTGCCTTTGCGCTGTTCTATGCCGCCTTCCCCTTCATGGGGCTGGCCGAGGTTGTGACGATCTTTTTCTCGGCCCCGCTTTTTACCGCGATTCTGGCCGCGCTCTGGCTGAAGGAGACGATCGGGCCGCATCGCGCGGGCGCTCTGATTGTCGGCTTCATCGGCATTCTTATCGCGATGAACCCCACGGGCGACAGCTTCACCTGGGTGGCGCTGCTGCCTCTGGGTACGGCGGTGATGTACGCGGTCAGTCAGGTGCTGGCGCGGATCATCGGCGACCGCGAAACTACGCTGACAGTGGGCCTTCACACGCTGTTTTTCTCAGGGCTGGCGATCTTGCCCTTCGGCTGGCTGGTGGCGCAGATTGTCGGCGGCAATCCCGAGTTCCGGCACCTTGATTTCAACTTCTTCAGCCAGTTCTGGGCCGGCTGGGATATCCTGATCTTCATGGGCGCAATCGGCATGGTCGGCTATGTGCTTCTGGGGCGGGCCTATCAGGTGGCCCCGGCGAGCCTGATCGCGCCGTTCGACTATACCTACCTGCCCATTGCCGTGGCGCTTGGTTATTTCCTGTTTGACGAGGTGCCGCCACAGACCACAATCCTCGGCATGGGACTGATCATCCTGAGCGGGCTTTATCTGGGTTATCGCGAAATCCGCGCGCTCCGGAAAACCGAAGAGCCCGCCATCGTGGCCGAAACGACCTTTGTTCCGGGCAATCCGCTGCCCGCGCAGGTGACGGACGAATACGAGGCGCCCGATCAACCGGGGTCAAGATGA
- a CDS encoding DUF2155 domain-containing protein — protein MIRWALLALLLTGQAAAAQQVATGTGAKLRWLDKVDGQVTDMDIDNNGIYEIGRLKVHLRECRFPAGNPTGDAYAFVTIAEEGASGPVFEGWMIASSPALNALEHPRYDVWVMRCKTP, from the coding sequence ATGATCCGCTGGGCGCTGCTGGCGCTGCTTCTGACGGGGCAGGCCGCCGCGGCGCAGCAGGTCGCCACCGGGACCGGTGCCAAGCTGCGCTGGCTTGACAAGGTTGATGGTCAGGTCACCGATATGGACATCGACAATAACGGGATTTACGAGATCGGCCGCCTGAAAGTGCATCTGCGCGAATGCCGGTTTCCGGCTGGCAATCCGACGGGCGATGCCTATGCGTTTGTCACCATTGCGGAAGAGGGCGCATCGGGGCCGGTTTTCGAAGGTTGGATGATTGCCTCGTCGCCCGCGCTGAACGCGCTGGAACATCCACGCTATGATGTCTGGGTCATGCGCTGCAAGACACCCTGA
- the accC gene encoding acetyl-CoA carboxylase biotin carboxylase subunit has product MFEKILVANRGEIALRVIRAAREMGIRSVAVHSTADSDAMHVRMADESVCIGPPPGVDSYLSIPAIIAACEVTGAQAIHPGYGFLSENANFVQIVEDHGLSFIGPTAEHIRIMGDKITAKDTMKKLGVPCVPGSDGGVANLAEAKKLAGEMGYPVIVKATAGGGGRGMKVAESAEKLESAFMTARSEAKSAFGNDEVYIEKYLTTPRHIEIQVFGDGKGQAVHLGERDCSLQRRHQKVLEEAPGPVITDEERARIGKICADAVAQINYAGAGTIEFLYENGEFYFIEMNTRLQVEHPVTEAIFGVDLVREQIRVAEGLPMSFTQDDLSINGHAIEVRINAEKLPEFSPRPGTISQFHAPGGLGVRMDSALYDGYKIPPYYDSLIAKLIVHGRDRPEALARLNRALSELIVDGIDTTVPLFHALLQEPDIHSGNYNIHWLEHWLETNLRE; this is encoded by the coding sequence ATGTTCGAAAAAATCCTCGTTGCCAACCGTGGTGAAATTGCCCTGCGCGTGATCCGCGCCGCGCGTGAGATGGGCATCCGCTCTGTCGCCGTCCATTCGACCGCCGACAGTGACGCGATGCATGTGCGCATGGCTGATGAAAGCGTCTGCATCGGCCCGCCGCCGGGTGTGGACAGCTATTTGTCCATCCCCGCGATCATCGCCGCCTGCGAAGTGACCGGCGCACAGGCGATCCACCCCGGTTACGGCTTTCTCAGCGAAAACGCCAATTTCGTGCAGATCGTCGAGGATCACGGGCTCAGCTTCATCGGCCCCACGGCCGAACATATCCGCATCATGGGCGACAAGATCACCGCCAAGGACACAATGAAGAAGCTTGGCGTGCCTTGCGTGCCCGGCTCCGATGGCGGTGTTGCGAACCTTGCAGAAGCGAAAAAACTGGCCGGAGAGATGGGCTATCCCGTCATCGTCAAGGCCACGGCGGGCGGCGGCGGCCGCGGGATGAAAGTGGCCGAGAGCGCAGAGAAGCTTGAAAGCGCCTTCATGACCGCACGCTCCGAGGCCAAATCGGCCTTCGGCAATGACGAGGTCTATATCGAGAAATACCTCACCACGCCCCGCCATATCGAGATCCAGGTCTTCGGCGATGGCAAGGGCCAGGCCGTGCATCTGGGCGAGCGTGACTGCTCTCTTCAGCGCCGCCACCAGAAAGTCCTCGAAGAGGCCCCCGGCCCCGTCATCACCGACGAAGAGCGCGCGCGTATCGGCAAAATCTGCGCCGACGCTGTGGCACAGATCAACTATGCCGGCGCCGGCACGATCGAATTTCTTTATGAAAACGGCGAATTCTACTTCATCGAGATGAACACCCGGCTTCAGGTCGAACATCCGGTGACCGAAGCGATCTTTGGCGTCGACCTCGTGCGCGAGCAGATCCGTGTCGCCGAAGGGCTGCCCATGTCCTTCACGCAGGACGATCTTTCGATCAACGGGCACGCCATCGAGGTGCGCATCAACGCCGAAAAACTTCCCGAATTTTCGCCGCGCCCCGGCACGATCAGCCAGTTTCACGCGCCCGGCGGTCTGGGGGTGCGCATGGATTCCGCACTCTATGACGGCTACAAGATCCCGCCCTATTACGACAGCCTCATTGCCAAGCTCATCGTGCATGGCCGCGACCGGCCCGAGGCGCTCGCCCGGCTCAACCGCGCCCTGTCCGAGCTGATCGTCGACGGGATCGACACCACGGTGCCGCTGTTTCACGCGCTTTTGCAAGAACCCGATATTCATTCCGGCAATTACAACATCCACTGGCTGGAGCACTGGCTGGAAACCAATCTTCGCGAGTGA
- a CDS encoding DMT family transporter, producing MSTLTATSPDVARTQGMLLVFLAGVLWSTVGLGIRLIEEAQVWQILIYRSAALSLLLFVVIRLRSGRNPFALARRAGWIGFLGAVSLVAAYSGGIYAIQTTSVANAMLLFASAPFMTAILGLLILRERVRWQTWAAIALAIAGITVMVWDKSGATQWSGNLAALGSAFGFAVFTITLRINRAGETLPIVFLSGIIGIPIMILICTASGLPLLITPRDTSIALAMGMFQVGAGLVLYTLGSRSVPAVELTLLSLAEVVLAPFWVWLVIGEVPSHFTIIGGAILLLAIIGNAVTGIRRKPPILPG from the coding sequence ATGAGCACACTCACCGCGACCTCCCCCGATGTGGCCCGGACCCAGGGAATGCTGCTGGTGTTTCTGGCGGGTGTTCTTTGGTCCACGGTAGGATTGGGCATAAGGCTGATCGAGGAGGCGCAGGTCTGGCAAATCCTGATTTACCGGTCTGCCGCGCTCTCTCTTCTGCTCTTTGTCGTGATCCGCCTGCGGTCGGGTCGGAATCCCTTTGCACTGGCGCGCCGGGCGGGCTGGATCGGGTTTCTCGGGGCGGTGTCGCTGGTCGCGGCCTATTCCGGCGGGATTTACGCCATTCAGACAACCTCCGTCGCCAATGCGATGCTGCTTTTTGCCAGCGCGCCGTTCATGACCGCGATCCTGGGCCTTCTGATCTTGCGCGAACGGGTCCGCTGGCAGACATGGGCCGCCATTGCGCTGGCCATCGCCGGGATCACTGTGATGGTCTGGGACAAATCGGGCGCCACCCAATGGTCCGGCAATCTGGCCGCTCTTGGGTCTGCCTTCGGCTTTGCGGTCTTTACCATCACGCTCCGGATCAATCGCGCAGGCGAAACCCTTCCGATTGTCTTTCTGTCCGGCATTATCGGCATTCCGATCATGATCCTGATCTGCACCGCCTCGGGCCTGCCGCTTCTGATCACCCCGCGCGACACCTCCATCGCTCTGGCGATGGGCATGTTCCAGGTCGGCGCGGGGCTCGTCCTCTATACGCTGGGTTCCAGATCCGTTCCAGCGGTGGAACTGACGCTGCTGTCACTGGCCGAGGTGGTCCTCGCGCCGTTCTGGGTCTGGCTGGTGATCGGCGAGGTGCCCAGCCACTTCACCATAATCGGCGGGGCGATCCTGCTTTTGGCCATCATCGGCAATGCCGTCACCGGCATCCGCCGCAAACCGCCCATCCTGCCCGGATAG
- a CDS encoding ABC transporter ATP-binding protein, with amino-acid sequence MNVKPDFSKGHSHAETAPAFLSVWSLQAYYGESYIVQDISFNVHEGEILALLGRNGAGKTTTLRSIARMDNPQVLHGEIWLDHQPLHKMKSHEAAAVGIGLVPEDRCIIPGLTVEENLQLAQIAPPIGWSLDRLYELFPRLAERRKQEGVTLSGGEQQMLAVARALARDIKVLLLDEPYEGLAPVIVDEIEKTLRVIKEQGITTIIVEQNAIRALELADRAVILDTGGIVFDGTAAEVLENESLRAEYLAI; translated from the coding sequence ATGAACGTCAAACCCGACTTCTCAAAGGGCCACAGCCACGCCGAAACCGCCCCCGCCTTCCTGTCGGTCTGGTCGCTTCAGGCGTATTACGGCGAAAGCTACATCGTCCAGGACATCAGCTTCAACGTGCATGAGGGCGAGATCCTCGCGCTGCTGGGCCGCAATGGCGCCGGCAAGACCACGACGCTGCGCTCGATTGCCCGGATGGACAACCCGCAGGTGCTGCATGGCGAGATCTGGCTGGATCACCAGCCGCTGCACAAGATGAAAAGCCATGAGGCCGCGGCTGTCGGCATTGGCCTCGTCCCCGAAGACCGCTGCATCATCCCCGGCCTCACGGTCGAGGAAAATCTGCAACTGGCGCAGATCGCCCCGCCCATCGGCTGGTCGCTGGATCGTCTTTACGAACTCTTCCCGCGCCTCGCTGAACGGCGCAAGCAGGAGGGCGTGACCCTTTCGGGCGGTGAGCAGCAGATGCTCGCCGTGGCCCGTGCCCTTGCCCGTGACATCAAGGTGCTGTTGCTGGACGAGCCTTACGAAGGGCTGGCCCCGGTCATCGTGGACGAGATCGAGAAAACCCTGCGCGTCATCAAGGAACAGGGCATCACCACGATCATCGTCGAACAGAACGCGATCCGCGCGCTGGAACTGGCCGACCGGGCGGTGATCCTTGACACCGGCGGCATTGTTTTCGACGGCACCGCCGCGGAAGTGCTTGAAAACGAAAGCCTGCGCGCCGAGTATCTGGCCATCTGA
- the acs gene encoding acetate--CoA ligase, with protein MSSKTYPPSSEFSSGAHVDAGRYEEMYAASLADPEGFWAEQAKRIDWIKPFTRVKDVDFSFGNVSIKWFEDGTLNVSANCIDRHLATRGDQTAIIFEPDDPNEPAQHITYKELHAQVCKMANVLKALGVGKGDRVVLYLPMIPEAAYAMLACTRIGAIHSIVFAGFSPDALGARVNGCDAKLVITADHAPRGGRITKLKDNVNQALLNDFDEVKCLVVKRTGDPIAWRNELDFWWHEEAEKVSDDCPPEEMGAEDPLFILYTSGSTGQPKGVVHTTGGYLTYAAMTHEITFDYHDGDIYWCTADVGWVTGHSYIVYGPLANGATTLMFEGVPTYPDASRFWQVCEKHKVNQFYTAPTALRALMGQGNSFVEACDLSSLKVLGTVGEPINPEAWNWYNEVVGQGRCPIVDTWWQTETGGHLMTPLPGAHALKPGAAMKPFFGVKPVVLEPASGEIIEGNGVEGVLCIADSWPGQMRTVWGDHERFMKTYFADYKGYYFTGDGCRRDEDGDYWITGRVDDVINVSGHRMGTAEVESALVAHSKVSEAAVVGYPHAIKGQGIYCYVTLMAGEEPSDELRQELRTWVRQEIGPIASPDLIQWAPGLPKTRSGKIMRRILRKIAENDYATLGDTSTLADPSVVDDLIENRMNKA; from the coding sequence ATGTCCTCCAAAACCTATCCCCCTTCGTCAGAGTTTTCGTCCGGTGCGCATGTTGATGCGGGGCGGTATGAGGAGATGTATGCGGCGTCGCTGGCGGATCCGGAGGGGTTCTGGGCGGAGCAGGCCAAGCGGATCGACTGGATCAAGCCGTTCACCCGCGTGAAGGATGTGGATTTTTCCTTCGGCAATGTCTCGATCAAGTGGTTCGAGGATGGCACGCTCAACGTATCGGCCAACTGTATCGACCGGCATCTGGCCACGCGCGGCGACCAGACCGCGATCATCTTCGAGCCTGACGACCCGAACGAGCCCGCCCAGCACATCACCTACAAGGAGCTGCACGCCCAGGTCTGCAAGATGGCCAATGTGCTCAAGGCTCTCGGCGTGGGCAAGGGCGACCGGGTGGTGCTCTATCTGCCGATGATCCCCGAGGCGGCCTATGCGATGCTGGCCTGCACGCGGATCGGCGCCATTCACTCCATCGTCTTTGCCGGGTTCTCGCCTGATGCTCTGGGCGCGCGCGTCAATGGCTGTGACGCCAAGCTGGTGATCACCGCCGATCACGCCCCGCGCGGCGGCCGCATCACCAAGCTGAAGGACAATGTGAACCAGGCGCTGCTGAACGATTTTGACGAGGTCAAATGCCTTGTCGTCAAGCGCACCGGCGATCCGATCGCCTGGCGCAACGAGCTGGATTTCTGGTGGCATGAAGAAGCCGAGAAGGTTTCGGATGACTGCCCGCCCGAGGAGATGGGCGCCGAAGATCCGCTCTTCATCCTCTACACGTCAGGCTCCACCGGTCAGCCCAAGGGCGTGGTGCATACCACCGGCGGGTACCTCACCTATGCCGCCATGACCCATGAGATCACCTTCGACTATCATGACGGCGATATCTACTGGTGCACGGCCGATGTGGGCTGGGTCACGGGGCACAGCTATATCGTCTATGGCCCGCTGGCCAATGGCGCCACCACGCTGATGTTCGAAGGCGTGCCGACCTATCCGGATGCCTCCCGCTTCTGGCAGGTCTGCGAGAAGCACAAGGTGAACCAGTTCTACACCGCGCCGACCGCCCTGCGCGCGCTGATGGGCCAGGGCAACAGCTTTGTCGAGGCCTGCGATCTGAGCTCGCTGAAGGTGCTGGGCACGGTGGGGGAGCCGATCAACCCCGAGGCCTGGAACTGGTATAACGAGGTGGTGGGCCAGGGCCGCTGCCCGATCGTCGACACCTGGTGGCAGACCGAGACCGGCGGCCACCTGATGACCCCGCTGCCGGGCGCCCATGCGCTCAAGCCCGGGGCGGCGATGAAGCCCTTCTTTGGGGTGAAGCCCGTGGTGCTGGAGCCTGCGAGCGGCGAGATCATCGAGGGCAATGGCGTCGAGGGCGTGCTCTGCATTGCCGACAGCTGGCCCGGGCAGATGCGCACGGTCTGGGGCGATCACGAGCGCTTCATGAAGACCTATTTCGCCGATTACAAAGGCTATTACTTCACCGGCGACGGCTGCCGCCGCGACGAGGATGGCGACTACTGGATCACCGGCCGGGTCGATGACGTGATCAACGTCTCGGGCCACCGGATGGGCACGGCCGAGGTGGAAAGCGCGCTGGTCGCCCATTCCAAGGTCTCCGAGGCCGCCGTGGTGGGCTACCCGCATGCGATCAAGGGCCAGGGCATCTATTGCTACGTCACACTGATGGCCGGCGAAGAACCCTCGGACGAGCTGCGCCAGGAACTGCGCACCTGGGTCCGCCAGGAGATCGGCCCGATCGCGTCCCCCGACCTGATCCAGTGGGCCCCGGGCCTGCCGAAAACCCGCTCCGGCAAGATCATGCGCCGCATCCTGCGCAAAATCGCTGAAAACGACTACGCAACCCTCGGCGACACCTCCACCCTCGCCGACCCCTCCGTCGTCGATGACCTCATCGAAAACCGGATGAATAAGGCATAG
- the mlaD gene encoding outer membrane lipid asymmetry maintenance protein MlaD, whose protein sequence is MSENTTEVIVGGAVLAAAVGFLIYAGQMTGITTGQTEYPLMASFRSADGVDVGTDVRLAGVKVGRVTSIELDPETYRANTLFTVREGIDVPDDSAVAVSSEGLLGGNFVEILPGGSPFALAAGDEIEFTQGSISLISLLMKFVAGDGGESEAAE, encoded by the coding sequence ATGTCGGAGAACACCACTGAAGTCATCGTCGGCGGGGCGGTGCTGGCCGCTGCGGTCGGTTTTCTGATCTATGCAGGCCAGATGACCGGCATTACGACCGGGCAGACGGAATATCCGTTGATGGCCAGTTTCCGTAGCGCTGATGGTGTGGATGTGGGGACGGATGTGCGCCTTGCAGGCGTCAAGGTGGGGCGCGTCACCTCGATCGAGCTTGACCCCGAGACCTATCGCGCCAACACCCTTTTCACCGTGCGAGAGGGCATCGACGTGCCAGATGACAGCGCGGTGGCGGTCAGCTCCGAGGGGCTTTTGGGCGGCAATTTCGTGGAAATCCTGCCTGGCGGTTCGCCTTTTGCACTGGCGGCAGGGGATGAGATCGAATTCACCCAAGGGTCGATCAGCCTGATTTCGCTGCTGATGAAATTTGTCGCCGGGGATGGTGGCGAGTCCGAGGCGGCCGAATGA
- a CDS encoding DMT family transporter — protein MPASRPLWLAFAPVIFLCLWSGGYAVAKLGLHYTGPLTLLALRFGVVVVVMGAIFIVLRPPVPKTRAEWGHLAMVGFLIQAVYFGMSYIAFHAGVAAGTVALLMSLQPVLVALIVPRWNGERVGGRQWLGLGLGLAGAGLVISARLSIETPSLIGFVFAFLGLAGITGGSLWEKRFGLSHHPVTANLVGYAAGLVGIVPAMLLLEDMQVHWTWEFGAALAYLVIGNSVIAVGLLLAMIRAGDVARVSALLFLVPPGAALVAWALLGEVMPPLAWLGMAVAGAGVFLAMRKEKTSRE, from the coding sequence GTGCCCGCATCCCGCCCGCTCTGGCTGGCCTTTGCGCCTGTCATTTTTCTCTGCCTTTGGTCGGGCGGCTATGCTGTGGCCAAGCTCGGGCTGCACTATACCGGGCCCTTGACGCTTCTGGCGCTTCGGTTCGGGGTCGTTGTGGTGGTCATGGGCGCGATCTTTATCGTGTTGCGCCCGCCGGTTCCGAAAACCCGCGCGGAATGGGGGCATCTGGCCATGGTCGGGTTCCTGATTCAGGCGGTGTATTTCGGCATGTCCTACATTGCCTTTCACGCGGGCGTGGCGGCAGGGACGGTGGCGTTGCTGATGTCACTGCAACCGGTCCTCGTGGCGCTGATCGTGCCACGCTGGAACGGAGAGAGGGTGGGCGGTCGGCAATGGCTTGGGCTTGGTCTCGGGCTGGCCGGGGCAGGTCTGGTCATTTCGGCCCGGCTCAGCATCGAAACGCCGAGCCTGATCGGATTTGTGTTTGCCTTTCTCGGGCTGGCGGGGATCACCGGCGGCTCGCTCTGGGAGAAACGCTTTGGCCTCAGCCACCACCCGGTCACGGCCAATCTGGTCGGGTATGCGGCGGGTCTTGTGGGGATCGTGCCGGCAATGCTGCTGCTCGAAGACATGCAGGTGCACTGGACATGGGAATTCGGGGCGGCGCTGGCCTATCTTGTCATCGGTAATTCGGTCATCGCGGTGGGGCTGTTGCTGGCGATGATCCGGGCGGGCGATGTGGCGCGGGTTTCAGCGCTGCTGTTTCTCGTCCCGCCCGGCGCGGCGCTTGTCGCCTGGGCGCTGCTGGGCGAGGTGATGCCGCCGCTGGCCTGGCTCGGGATGGCGGTGGCGGGGGCAGGCGTGTTCCTGGCTATGCGCAAAGAAAAAACGAGCCGGGAATGA
- a CDS encoding ABC transporter ATP-binding protein: MGILEVSNVNKRFGGLQALGDVNLSVQDQSVHAIIGPNGAGKSTLLNCLVGKLIPDTGSVMFDGQSVLGRKPYEINQMGISRVFQTPEIFGDLTVLENMMIPIFAKRDGAFRMHAIESSNNESEVIDQAMEMLESLNMADARNDHAAAMSRGNKRRLEIGMCLAQNPRLLLLDEPTAGMARADTNNTIDLLKQIKDERDITIAIIEHDMHVVFSLAERITVLAQGTPLVEDTPDNIKGHPKVREAYLGESA; the protein is encoded by the coding sequence ATGGGAATCCTTGAGGTTAGCAACGTCAACAAGCGCTTCGGCGGTCTGCAGGCCCTGGGCGACGTGAACCTGAGCGTGCAGGACCAATCAGTGCACGCGATCATCGGCCCCAACGGGGCGGGCAAATCCACCCTGCTCAACTGCCTGGTGGGCAAGCTCATCCCCGATACCGGCTCGGTCATGTTCGACGGCCAGTCGGTGCTGGGACGCAAGCCCTATGAGATCAATCAGATGGGCATCTCCCGCGTGTTCCAGACCCCCGAGATCTTCGGCGATCTGACCGTGCTGGAAAACATGATGATCCCGATTTTCGCCAAGCGCGACGGGGCCTTCCGGATGCATGCCATCGAAAGCTCGAACAACGAGAGCGAAGTGATCGACCAGGCCATGGAGATGCTGGAAAGCCTGAACATGGCCGATGCCCGCAATGATCATGCCGCGGCGATGAGCCGGGGCAACAAGCGTCGGCTTGAGATCGGGATGTGTCTCGCCCAGAACCCGCGCCTGCTGCTTCTGGACGAGCCGACGGCCGGCATGGCGCGCGCCGACACCAACAACACCATCGATCTGTTGAAACAGATCAAGGACGAGCGCGACATCACCATCGCCATCATCGAACACGACATGCATGTGGTGTTCTCCCTCGCCGAACGGATCACCGTTCTGGCGCAGGGCACCCCGCTGGTGGAAGACACGCCCGACAATATCAAAGGCCATCCCAAGGTGCGCGAAGCGTATCTCGGCGAGAGCGCGTAA